One stretch of Streptomyces hygroscopicus DNA includes these proteins:
- a CDS encoding membrane protein, translating to MLIELFTPSVQHALEVAGIFVFAMSGALLAVRKNFDVFGMAVLAEATALGGGIFRDLVIGAVPPIAFTDLGYFLTPLVATGIVFFLHPEVERITAAVGVFDAAGLGLFCVEGTMKAHDFGLGVTASVTLGMATAVGGGVIRDLLAHEVPSLLRWDRDLYAVPAILGSSIAALLLHFHALTAATSALAAAVTFVVRLLAMRYGWRAPRAWNRRSTATEET from the coding sequence GTGCTCATCGAACTGTTCACCCCGTCCGTCCAGCACGCGCTCGAAGTCGCCGGGATCTTCGTCTTCGCGATGTCCGGCGCGCTGCTCGCCGTGCGGAAGAACTTCGATGTCTTCGGCATGGCGGTGCTCGCCGAGGCCACCGCGCTGGGCGGCGGCATCTTCCGCGATCTGGTGATCGGCGCGGTGCCGCCCATCGCCTTCACCGATCTCGGCTATTTCCTCACCCCGCTCGTGGCCACCGGCATCGTCTTCTTCCTCCACCCCGAGGTCGAGCGGATCACGGCGGCGGTGGGGGTCTTCGACGCGGCGGGCCTCGGGCTGTTCTGCGTCGAGGGCACGATGAAGGCGCATGACTTCGGGCTCGGCGTCACCGCGTCGGTCACCCTCGGCATGGCCACGGCGGTCGGCGGCGGTGTGATCCGCGACCTGCTCGCCCATGAGGTGCCCTCACTGCTGCGCTGGGACCGGGACCTGTACGCCGTCCCGGCCATCCTCGGCTCCTCGATAGCGGCGCTGCTGCTCCACTTCCACGCCCTTACGGCGGCCACGAGCGCGCTCGCGGCCGCCGTGACCTTTGTGGTGCGGCTGCTGGCGATGCGGTACGGCTGGCGGGCGCCGCGGGCGTGGAACCGGCGCAGTACTGCGACGGAGGAGACCTGA
- a CDS encoding ABC transporter permease, with protein sequence MLAYLIRRLFAVVVMLLVVTLTTFAIFFVIPKWAGADPALLFVGKQADPAAIEGIRQKLSLGDPVLVQFWHFVQGLFAGRDYANGTDVTHCPAPCFGYSFRTEQAVWPQLTDAMPVTLSLAAGACLLWLVGGITTGVVSALRRGTLWDRSAMTVALAGVSLPIYFTGLLSLAIFSYSLKWVNVDYKALGDDPAMWFESLILPWITLAFLYAAMYARLTRATMLEIMGEDYIRTARAKGLRERVVIGRHAMRSTWTPVLTLLGLDLGALLGGAVLTETTYNLPGLGRLAVNAITEKDLPVILGVTLIAAIFIVVANLVVDLLYAVIDPRVRLG encoded by the coding sequence GTGCTTGCTTATCTCATCCGGCGCTTGTTCGCCGTCGTCGTGATGCTGTTGGTCGTCACCCTCACGACCTTCGCCATCTTCTTCGTGATCCCGAAGTGGGCCGGTGCCGATCCCGCGCTGCTGTTCGTCGGCAAGCAGGCCGACCCCGCGGCCATCGAGGGCATCCGGCAGAAGCTCAGCCTCGGTGATCCGGTTCTGGTCCAGTTCTGGCACTTCGTCCAGGGCCTCTTCGCCGGCCGGGACTACGCCAACGGCACGGACGTCACCCACTGTCCGGCGCCCTGCTTCGGCTACTCCTTCCGCACCGAGCAGGCGGTGTGGCCGCAGCTCACCGACGCCATGCCGGTCACCCTCTCGCTCGCCGCGGGCGCCTGTCTGCTGTGGCTGGTCGGCGGCATCACCACCGGTGTCGTCTCCGCGCTGCGCCGGGGCACCCTGTGGGACCGCTCCGCGATGACGGTCGCGCTGGCCGGTGTCTCGCTGCCGATCTACTTCACCGGTCTGCTCTCGCTGGCGATCTTCAGCTACTCGCTGAAGTGGGTCAACGTGGACTACAAGGCGCTCGGTGACGATCCGGCGATGTGGTTCGAGAGCCTGATCCTCCCGTGGATCACGCTCGCCTTCCTCTACGCGGCGATGTACGCCCGGCTCACCCGGGCCACCATGCTGGAGATCATGGGCGAGGACTACATCCGCACCGCCCGCGCCAAGGGCCTGCGAGAACGGGTGGTCATCGGCCGGCACGCGATGCGCTCGACCTGGACGCCGGTCCTCACCCTGCTCGGCCTCGACCTGGGCGCGCTGCTGGGCGGCGCGGTCCTCACCGAGACCACCTACAACCTGCCCGGCCTCGGGCGGCTCGCGGTGAACGCGATCACTGAGAAGGACCTGCCGGTCATCCTCGGCGTCACCCTGATCGCGGCCATCTTCATCGTGGTCGCCAACCTCGTCGTGGACCTCCTGTACGCCGTCATCGACCCGCGAGTGAGGCTCGGATGA
- a CDS encoding peptide ABC transporter ATPase → MTVPEKATTPPEPLLRVSGLVKHFPIKKGLLQRQAGAVQAVDGLDFDVRPGETLGVVGESGCGKSTMGRLITRLLEPTSGKIEFEGKDITHLNTAQMRPMRRDVQMIFQDPYSSLNPRHTVGAIVSAPFRLQGVTPEGGVKAEVQRLLALVGLNPEHYNRYPHEFSGGQRQRIGIARALALKPKLVVADEPVSALDVSIQAQVVNLLDDLQDELGLTYVIIAHDLSVIRHVSDRIAVMYLGKIVELADRKDLYERPMHPYTKALLSAVPVPDPKRRAKRERILLKGDVPSPISPPSGCRFHTRCWKATEVCKSQEPPLVTLATGHQVACHHPENASDQEPQEKPGAEAAQKVTKKTES, encoded by the coding sequence ATGACGGTCCCGGAGAAGGCGACGACGCCGCCCGAGCCCCTGCTCAGGGTGTCGGGTCTGGTCAAGCACTTCCCCATCAAGAAGGGGCTGCTGCAGCGGCAGGCCGGTGCGGTGCAGGCGGTCGACGGGCTCGACTTCGACGTCCGGCCGGGGGAGACCCTGGGCGTGGTGGGCGAGTCGGGCTGCGGCAAGTCCACCATGGGGCGGCTGATCACCCGGCTGCTGGAACCCACCTCGGGCAAGATCGAGTTCGAGGGCAAGGACATCACGCATCTGAACACCGCTCAGATGCGGCCGATGCGCCGTGACGTCCAGATGATCTTCCAGGACCCGTACTCCTCGCTGAACCCCCGGCACACCGTCGGCGCGATCGTCAGCGCGCCCTTCCGGCTCCAGGGCGTCACCCCGGAGGGCGGCGTCAAGGCGGAGGTCCAGCGGCTGCTGGCGCTGGTCGGGCTCAACCCCGAGCACTACAACCGCTATCCGCACGAGTTCTCCGGCGGCCAGCGGCAGCGCATCGGCATCGCCCGGGCGCTGGCCCTCAAACCCAAGCTGGTCGTCGCCGACGAACCGGTCTCGGCGCTGGACGTGTCGATCCAGGCGCAGGTGGTCAACCTGCTGGACGACCTCCAGGACGAGCTGGGCCTGACGTATGTGATCATCGCGCACGATCTGTCGGTCATCCGCCATGTCTCGGACCGGATCGCGGTGATGTACCTCGGGAAGATCGTCGAACTGGCGGACCGCAAGGACCTCTACGAGCGTCCCATGCACCCGTACACCAAGGCCCTGCTGTCCGCGGTGCCGGTGCCGGACCCCAAGCGGCGCGCCAAGCGCGAGCGGATCCTGCTCAAGGGCGATGTGCCCTCGCCGATCTCCCCGCCGTCCGGCTGCCGCTTCCACACCCGGTGCTGGAAGGCGACCGAGGTGTGCAAGAGCCAGGAGCCGCCGCTGGTGACGCTGGCCACCGGCCACCAGGTGGCCTGCCACCACCCGGAGAACGCTTCGGACCAGGAGCCGCAGGAGAAGCCCGGGGCCGAGGCGGCACAGAAGGTGACGAAGAAGACCGAAAGCTGA
- a CDS encoding peptide ABC transporter ATPase, whose amino-acid sequence MTDLTKSSGQPGNGEPPATGTAAVGEVAAAGSPAPTAFLEVRDLHVHFPTDDGLVKSVDGLSFRLEKGKTLGIVGESGSGKSVTSLGIMGLHTAGQYGRRKARISGEIWLNGQELLGADPDEVRKLRGREMSMIFQDPLSALHPYYTIGRQIIEAYRVHHDVTKDVARKRAIELLDRVGIPQPDKRADSYPHEFSGGMRQRAMIAMALVNNPELLIADEPTTALDVTVQAQILDLIRDLQKEFGSAVIVITHDLGVVAELADDLLVMYGGRCVERGPAEKVFYEPQHPYTWGLLGSMPRIDRDQTERLIPVKGSPPSLINVPSGCAFHPRCPYADVPKDNITRTERPELSLAGGGGHFSACHMSQEERTRIWTEEIAPKL is encoded by the coding sequence ATGACCGACCTGACCAAGTCCTCCGGACAGCCCGGGAACGGCGAGCCGCCGGCCACCGGCACCGCCGCCGTGGGCGAGGTGGCCGCGGCGGGCTCGCCCGCCCCCACCGCCTTCCTCGAGGTGCGCGATCTGCACGTCCACTTCCCGACCGACGACGGTCTGGTGAAGTCCGTGGACGGGCTCAGCTTCCGGCTGGAGAAGGGCAAGACCCTCGGCATCGTCGGCGAGTCCGGCTCCGGCAAGTCCGTCACCTCGCTCGGCATCATGGGGCTGCACACCGCCGGGCAGTACGGCCGCCGCAAGGCGCGGATCTCCGGTGAGATCTGGCTCAACGGCCAGGAGCTGCTGGGCGCCGACCCCGACGAGGTGCGCAAGCTGCGCGGTCGCGAGATGTCGATGATCTTCCAGGATCCGCTGTCCGCGCTGCACCCGTACTACACCATCGGCCGCCAGATCATCGAGGCGTACCGGGTGCACCACGACGTCACCAAGGACGTGGCCCGCAAGCGCGCGATCGAGCTGCTGGACCGCGTCGGCATCCCGCAGCCCGACAAGCGCGCGGACAGCTACCCGCATGAGTTCTCCGGCGGTATGCGCCAGCGCGCCATGATCGCGATGGCGCTGGTCAACAACCCCGAGCTCTTGATCGCCGACGAGCCGACCACCGCCCTGGACGTCACCGTCCAGGCGCAGATCCTCGACCTCATCCGGGATCTGCAGAAGGAGTTCGGCTCCGCGGTCATCGTCATCACCCATGACCTGGGCGTGGTCGCCGAGCTCGCCGACGATCTGCTGGTGATGTACGGCGGCCGCTGTGTCGAGCGCGGCCCGGCCGAGAAGGTCTTCTACGAACCCCAGCACCCGTACACCTGGGGGCTGCTGGGCTCGATGCCCCGTATCGACCGCGACCAGACCGAGCGGCTCATCCCGGTCAAGGGCTCCCCGCCCAGCCTCATCAATGTTCCGTCCGGCTGTGCCTTCCACCCGCGCTGCCCGTACGCCGATGTGCCGAAGGACAACATCACGCGCACCGAGCGGCCGGAGCTCAGCTTGGCCGGGGGCGGCGGGCACTTCTCCGCGTGCCATATGTCGCAGGAGGAGCGCACCCGGATCTGGACCGAAGAGATTGCGCCGAAGCTGTGA